The proteins below are encoded in one region of Pangasianodon hypophthalmus isolate fPanHyp1 chromosome 6, fPanHyp1.pri, whole genome shotgun sequence:
- the lrrc4.2 gene encoding leucine-rich repeat-containing protein 4.2, with translation MRHIMSLLWQVTVHWNAALLCAVYLMVRAWSVCATPTGPQNCPAVCSCSNQFSKVVCTRRGLVRVPPGIPTNTRHLNLMENSIEVIHADTFRHLHHLEVLQLGRNSIRQIEVGAFNGLTNLNTLELFDNRLTVIPSGAFEYLSKLRELWLRNNPIESIPSYAFNRVPSLMRLDLGELKKLEYISEGAFEGLYNLKYLNLGMCNLREMPVLSPLVGLEELEMSENYFPDIKPGSFRGLKSLKKLWIMNSKITTMERNAFDDVTALVELNLAHNNLSSLPHDLFAPLSYLVELHLHHNPWRCDCDVVWLAWWLREYIPTNSTCCGRCHSPAHLRGRYLVEVDQTTFQCSAPFILDAPRDLNISAERVAEFKCRTAPMSSVRWLLPNGTVLTHGSNHPRIYVLNDGTLNFSNVLPSDTGVYTCMVTNMAGNSNASAYLNVSAAELNTSEHLSYFTTVTVEIVESTSELVIKPKTVTASPSVFQPVFISTPTVLLQTPRQVSVPTIRGTVRPPASLDEVMKTTKIIIGCFVAVTLLAAIMLIVFYKLRKRHQQRSTVAAARTLEIIQMGENVPPATSGTTIPGEGEMVLPSLRDRNNSYKSSYSTYKSAHSAPWTENSIGNSLHRPRPSTISTIPEHYLIKTHTKEKVQETQI, from the coding sequence ATGCGCCACATCATGAGTCTCTTGTGGCAGGTAACTGTGCACTGGAACGCAGCCCTGCTCTGTGCAGTCTACCTCATGGTGCGAGCGTGGAGTGTGTGCGCCACCCCCACCGGACCGCAGAACTGCCCAGCTGTATGCTCCTGCAGTAACCAGTTCAGCAAGGTGGTGTGTACCAGGCGTGGCCTGGTACGAGTGCCCCCTGGCATCCCCACTAATACACGGCACCTCAACCTCATGGAGAACAGCATTGAGGTAATCCATGCTGACACCTTTCGACACCTCCACCATCTGGAAGTGCTGCAGCTTGGCAGGAACTCCATCCGGCAGATTGAGGTGGGGGCCTTCAATGGTCTCACCAATCTTAACACCCTGGAGCTCTTTGACAACCGGTTGACTGTAATCCCAAGTGGCGCTTTTGAGTACTTGTCTAAGCTGCGGGAATTATGGCTCAGGAACAACCCTATTGAAAGCATACCGTCTTATGCATTCAACCGTGTCCCCTCCCTCATGCGACTGGATTTAGGAGAACTGAAAAAACTGGAGTATATCTCTGAGGGTGCTTTCGAAGGATTATACAACTTGAAATACCTAAACCTTGGAATGTGTAATCTGCGGGAGATGCCTGTCCTCTCCCCATTGGTGGGGCTGGAGGAACTAGAAATGTCAGAAAACTACTTTCCAGACATCAAACCTGGATCCTTTAGGGGTCTGAAATCCCTGAAAAAGCTCTGGATTATGAACTCCAAAATCACCACCATGGAGAGAAATgcatttgatgatgtcacagccTTGGTTGAACTCAACCTGGCCCATAATAACCTTAGCTCTTTGCCCCATGACCTTTTTGCACCCTTGAGTTACCTGGTAGAGCTGCACTTGCACCATAACCCATGGCGGTGTGACTGTGATGTGGTGTGGCTGGCTTGGTGGCTAAGAGAGTACATCCCTACCAACTCCACGTGTTGTGGCCGCTGCCATAGCCCTGCCCATCTGCGAGGACGCTACCTAGTGGAGGTGGACCAGACTACGTTTCAGTGCTCTGCTCCTTTCATTCTAGATGCTCCACGGGACCTTAACATATCTGCAGAGCGAGTGGCTGAGTTCAAGTGTCGCACAGCTCCCATGTCATCTGTCAGATGGCTCCTACCCAACGGAACAGTTCTGACCCATGGCTCCAATCATCCAAGGATATACGTTCTTAATGATGGAACTCTAAATTTCTCCAATGTTCTGCCATCTGACACAGGTGTGTACACCTGCATGGTGACAAACATGGCTGGAAACTCCAATGCATCAGCTTACCTGAATGTGAGTGCAGCCGAGCTTAACACCTCTGAGCATCTAAGCTACTTCACCACAGTCACTGTGGAAATTGTGGAGTCAACATCAGAGTTGGTGATTAAACCGAAGACGGTCACGGCCTCACCCTCCGTCTTCCAGCCTGTGTTTATCTCAACTCCAACTGTGCTACTGCAGACACCAAGACAGGTTAGTGTGCCAACTATCCGAGGAACAGTGCGCCCACCTGCCAGTTTGGACGAGGTGATGAAGACTACAAAGATCATCATTGGCTGCTTTGTTGCCGTCACGCTGCTCGCTGCGATCATGCTAATTGTGTTCTACAAGCTCCGTAAACGACACCAACAGAGGAGCACGGTGGCAGCTGCCAGGACTTTAGAGATCATTCAGATGGGGGAGAACGTTCCTCCTGCCACATCGGGAACAACAATACCAGGAGAGGGTGAGATGGTGCTACCAAGTCTGAGAGATCGTAACAACAGCTACAAATCCAGCTACAGCACCTACAAATCAGCACACTCTGCTCCCTGGACAGAGAACAGCATTGGCAATTCTCTACATCGCCCTCGGCCCTCAACCATCAGCACCATCCCGGAACACTACTTGATTAAAACTCACACCAAGGAGAAGGTACAGGAAACCCAGATCTAA